ATTTCATTCACAATGGTTCAAGAGTCAAGAACATCTTATTGATTTGATCACTATCTTTCAAACAAGTATTAGTGTTGTGTGATCTcgtcttcttttgtattttcctattacatatttatttcatcCATTTCCTAGTTGGGAAGATGATTCTGAAGGTTGTCTGACTAATATGTTTTACATTGAACTTCTAGAATGCTTTTAACCAAATAATGACATTTTAACCCAAGGAACATATATAATTACCACTGACAGAAGTTTTGATTTCAGTTTGTATAGTGATTAATTAAGCAtcaaagtaatttaaaaaataatctgtCAATTTTTTGATACTTAGTTAACTGTAAGTAAATTATTTGGTTAATCATTATATGAGCTAGAATGGAACACTTCTTGCCAAAGTAAATTATTTGGTTAATCATTATATTTGGTTATTTTCCCTTCCTATTTTCAGCTATACACTTCAACCTCATGTTTCTTCCTTCTACCTCCTTCCTTTTTCATTGGTAATTTAGAAGACCTAAAAACAGGAATTTGTCATTCGTCTTGAGTCACGTGTTTGAGGAACATGTCTTTCGAAGTAATGAAAAATTCAGAAAATGATCAGTGTAGGAGGTCACACCCTTTTCACCTCTCGGTTCATGCACATTATTTTTCCCTTCCTCAACCCAAATCAGTAGTTAATACTTTCTAGCTTCCGTCAAATTCCTTAATCATCCTTCTTTCTCTCACAAATCCCTTTTATTCCTGTCTTTAATGAATGTTTGTCCAACTTTCTATAAATCATCACTCTTTGTATATATTGTATCATTATAGGAAAGGGCCGCAATTCTTCGGTGCCAACCGAAGTGGCCATAGCAGCAGTGGTAGCAGTTATGGCAGCAGCGGTGATGTTGTTCAGGACATCAAAGACCACAATAGTAATTGCAATTGTGGTTGGTTTGCTGTTGCTCCTCGGGGCTTATTGGTGGAGTGGCCACAATACTGGTACATTTGGGAGTCCTTTGCATGACCCAGGCCTTagcttaaaattatttaataccTTAAACTAATTAAGCATACAATGAACTTTAAAAATCTGAATTTCAATTTAAGTCAGATGGAATCATTATTTATAAACGAATTGGGAAGTAAATTGTTTCGTTCTTTACAATGCAACATAATTCattatactatatttttttggAACAAGTTAATCATACATAAAATGAATATACCTAAAActaattaatcataaaaattcTCTTATGTCTCTAATATACTAGTTCCTTAAAATGTGATTATTACCCTTGTTAAGCTTTCTTATACTAACCTAGTTTCATTCTTTTGTGCTGAtttcaatttgtaatttttcCAATAAGCATAATACATTTTATCTGAAACTGTAAGaggtgctagaaagaaggataaGTCATTCCCCTAAACTGACTAATGAAGAATAATGCacattttatacttatttttactattttcagTTGCTTACAACCCTGGTTGAATTATCTTTTCCTTTTGGGGTGTTCAATTGCTACCTGGATCAACATCTACAAACTTTTTGTATTTCAAAGTGTATGCATTTTATAGATGCCTCTGGGTTTGGTAGAGATATTGTAATTTCCTGATCTACAGACCCTCTATTTTTTGTTGGGAGTTGTTAATCACAAGGACCATTAACAACACACATTAGCATGAAAGATGAactcttaattttgttttgtcagtggtctttaaaattaatggCCTCTTTTTCTGATCATATTATTATTCCAAGTTCTACTGTTGCATATAATTTCACTCATGGAAATGACCAAATTTGGCTTTTTGTTTTAATGCTAGATGTCGAGCCACAGTATTCAGGAGCAAGAATAGAGGGGGACGTTGTTACTTTggattttgtgaaaaaaatgatgGAAGATTTCAAGAACCAGAAGTTCTTACATAAACGGTACTGAAGGAAGAAaaccttgtttctctttttgtttcttGATGAGTTATTGAAGCATCTTCTCTCCTGTCCTACAATTTTTTAGGTATGCATTCCAGATTGTATTACAAACAAGAGAAATTTTGCAATCTTTGCCTTCTCTTGTTGACATACGTGTTCCTAATGGCAAACGTTTTACTGTTTGTGGTGATGTGCATGGTCAGGTAATTGGTTTATTATAATCTTTGAATTGTCTATGATATTATTTGTGTCACATTCTTGATTTTGAACTTCAGAACTGCTGAAGTTGATTGGTGACTTTTAATATGGTAAAACAAATTGTTGCTTATATCTTCGTGATATCTTCTGATAGTTTTAGACATTTAAGACTTAGGATTGTTATTATAACTGTGGTTTGATTTTCCTCAGATTCCCTGACCTTTATGTGGAGGAATTGGGTAGCTATTTTTGTGCTGATAAGCATgccaattatttatttagttttctaTGTTAATTTTGCACCATTGTTCAGGAGGGACTTTATCTGCCATGTTGAATATAAGAcccttaaattattttagaaccACTATGAAAGGGAATGCTATTAGAtgggaaaaaagaaagaatcaCAGAAACATGGGATATGAAATCTTTCTTTGAGAGAGGGGATAAGTAAATAATACAGAACAAAACGGAATCCTCCTTTGAATGTTTGATCAAGAAACCCATTTGAAATAATGGTTTTATCCCATATGATAAGCAACTGCAAAGCGTGTCGTTTACAATTCAGGCATTCGGTCCTATTTCTAAACATAATCACCAATTTGAAGCCCACTGGCTCTAGTGCACTCAATTACAGGGCCTTTGCCATACCTTACCAAAACCTTGGAAATGGCATTGGAACTAAAATTGTTAGTAGTTTGCGTTTGTAAACATCTCAAACTGAAAAAAAACtgtgaaaataaaaactaaccACTCCCACTGTTGTGAAATAAGGCATCTTCCCTTTCTAGTGGATGGAGGCAGGGGGAAAGAACACTATGGAGTTTGAAATTTAACAAGTCACATTTactaaaatatcataatttacTGTCTAGAGGCGAATAATTCCTATTGCAGTGTTGGCACTAAGTAAGATGGTTGTGCAATTCTAAGTaggtgatttttttaatacaaaaatagaCTCCTGAAAAGGGAGGAACTTTGAAAAAGTGACATTTGAGGGAGAAAACTGTAGCCCATTTTTCTTAAAAGCCAGCCTCGACATGATTAGCATTGTGTTTCCAAGGTAACTTTTAGTAGTCATAGTGAtgcagaaaaaataaagtttgaccCTCATAAAAAGGTCCTCCTGTCATTGTaggttatttaatttataaatgtcttTTCGTCAGTTTAATTTCTTTCAAACGAACTTGAATGTGATGTGTAGTCTTTTTTATCTAATTGCATCATGCTGCTTGGCTTTTGTATTATCGTATTTCCCCCCCAGTAATTCTTAACTTTGCAGATTGATTCTTTCCACCTCGATTTCTGCAGTTCTATgatcttttgaatatttttgagCTTAATGGACTTCCTTCAGAAGAGAATCCATATCTATTTAACGGCGACTTTGTGGATAGGGGATCTTTTTCATTAGAAGTTATCCTGACCTTGTTTGCATTTAAGTGCATGTCTCCATCAGGTAAACCCTAGATCTTTATGAGTTAGTTTTGTTATCCTGTTTTTTGGAaacatcataaatatttaagGACCTGATTAGATACTTTTTATGACCTTTTAGAACAAAAGAACTGTTTTTTTGTTCATGACGACATAAATTGAAATCCATTACAATTCCTTGGGAAATTTAGCCTCTTTAAATTgcaatatttagttttattgttTCAAGCGAATTGTATCATGCTGTTTGTGTGTGGACAttcattaatttcttttctttgtaaAATTCACTTGTTTAGgggaatattaatattttgttcatACAATACGGTAACTTCTTCTGTTGCCATGTAAATTTCAGCCATATATTTAGCCAGAGGAAATCACGAGAGCAAGAGCATGAACAAGATATATGGTTTTGAGGGTGAGGTGCGCTCAAAGTTGAATGATACTTTTGTCGAACTCTTTGCGGAAGTATTCTGCTTTCTACCACTGGCTCATGTGATAAATGAGAAAGTTTTCGTAGTTCATGGAGGTCTTTTCAGTGTTGACGGGGTCAAACTCTCTGACATCCGATCAATTAATCGATTCTGTGAACCTCCTGAAGAAGGTTAGAcgcttacttttttttttgcatttaatTGATCTCAGCAATACCTTAATCACTCTAAACTTTCACTTGGTGCACTTCACAGACTGAAACCTCTCTGGCTTTTTCACCCTGAGTATTGTAGTTTTATATACCCTATGATTGGTATGTGTAGGGCTGATGTGTGAAGTTCTTTGGAGTGATCCACAACCTCTCCCTGGAAGGGGCCCAAGCAAGCGTGGTGTGGGTCTTTCTTTTGGTCCAGATGTTACAGAAGCATTTttgaaggaaaataatttaggtGTGTTTTCCATTAGTCAGAGTCTTTTCTAAAGTTTATTTGTTCTTCAGTCAGTGGCTTCACATAAATTACCAATTTACAGATTTAGTTGTGAGATCTCATGAAGTAAAGGATGAGGGTTACGAGATTGAACATGATGGGAAACTCATAACTGTCTTTTCTGCTCCAAATTACTGTGACCAGGTAATCAAATCACTTTTACTACATTCTTTTCTAAGTAAGTTTAGCCATTTTACTTTATTGTCTCAGAAAAATTTGTGGATCCCAATCCCTCTTCATGGAAAGAGACTTTTGTTGTTGTAATCTATTCTTACAGCCTTCATCTTTAATCATTTGAGTAGACTCATTCTTTAAACTGTGGTTGAGTATGTAAACATATCAAGATAAGCTCTAGGAGTAAGAATAGATTACAATAACAAAAGTCTCAACtctaaaccttaaaccctaaacatTGCATGATTGACCAGGATTCTTTTCCAAtcacattaaattaaatgtgTAAATGAAAACCATATTACCCACCTTATATTTGTACATGTTGTTTGCATGGACAGTTTGCAATGTCATAGGCATTCTTATATTAATATCTGAGTAATCACTTTCCTTCCTAAAGTATATTTTGATCTTGGTGTTAAAATCTACATAACGTTGATTTTTATTGCATCCTGCAGATGGGTAACAAAGGTGCCTTTATTCGATTTGAAGCACCAGATTTGAAACCTAACATTGTCACATTCTCAGCAGTGGTTAGTATCCTTTGTGCTTTAGACCATGCTATGCTAAGTATGTCATATTTTGTCCTAAAAAATAATACCAATAAATGAATATGTTCACTAATTGTTTTATATAACATAGTATGGTGCAATATGATTGCTTTGCTTTTTCTTTCAATCTGTATTCTTATATTGGGGTTGACATTCTTTTCTTCTGTCTGTTTACTTTGTTGAAATTGCAGCCACACCCTGATGTCAAACCAATGGCTTATGCAAACAACTTCCTCAGGATGTTCTCATAATTTACAAAGCTGACTAAAAGCCTAGAACTGCCAATGGTTTAATGCTGTTTTGAATGACTGTTATTCCCCAAGGACAAGATTCAAGCGATGGCTAGAGAAGATTTGGTACTGTGCTACATGTTTATCTTTGTTGTTctgtataatatttttggctcaacattttattaaaactcattttttctCCCCCTCCCCCCTGATCTTTACCCCTTCAATTTTGTGCTGTTTTTTCTTTCTGTGAACAAGTGTAAGGAAATTTGCATCTCCATTTAGCTTCATGAAACTCTGGTGATAATGTTTAACTGAAATTGACCACATGAAAATCACTGCTTAGATGCAAGACCATTTATTCTGTTTTTGTGCTAGTGTGTTGCCGATGATTGTTAGACTTGGCTACCAAATTTGTAGGCTGCTTTTAGGATTCAATGTTTCTTTTACATggcttttttttatcaaattaaatttcatcCTTGCGAGAAGCAGTTCATGACCGTGAGATAATATTCTGCTTAGCAATTTTTTGCGTGTGGTTATCATAAAAAACTTATTGTCCACTTTTATTATGTGgagtttttaattgattttcgATATAGAACTTCTAGAGTAATACGAAACCATGATCTATACTCGCTTATTGAGTCGGGATTCATCAAGATTATATGCCAAAAAGTCCCAAGGTTTTGGCCAGACCAGTAGATTATAAACATTCACTTATTTAATGAATACGCAGGTATTGTTTAAATTTGATGTAAAATTCTTGCATTAAGTCTGAATATTGAtgagtaatattttatttttttaatttgagaatGGATATATACATATTTGTCTTAATATGGAGTATAATTCAAATTCGTCTTGAATATGTGGAAATTTTTTACAtatgaataatatttagttttctAAATTAGGTATAGAGATAGAAATAGGTATTTAGATATTCATATCCTACTTGTCTCCGTATTTGTCTTAATATTCAACTCTATTCTAGTATCTATTCATatcttaaattactaaaatattttttaatttatttggtaatctaaataatttatattaattttttctgattttatttttgtaactttttattaaaacaaaccttttttgttttgtaactatggatatttatatcattataatttctttttcttgatatt
This portion of the Vigna unguiculata cultivar IT97K-499-35 chromosome 6, ASM411807v1, whole genome shotgun sequence genome encodes:
- the LOC114188076 gene encoding serine/threonine-protein phosphatase 5 isoform X2 gives rise to the protein METEKSNISKAEELKVLANEAFNARKYSQAIDLYTQAIELNSGNAVYYSNRAFAHLRLEEYGSAIQDASEAIEIDPKYSKGYYRRGAAYIGLGKFKEALKDFQQVKKMCPNDPDASKKLKECEKAVMKLKFEEAIAAPESERHSVAESIDFHTIDVEPQYSGARIEGDVVTLDFVKKMMEDFKNQKFLHKRYAFQIVLQTREILQSLPSLVDIRVPNGKRFTVCGDVHGQFYDLLNIFELNGLPSEENPYLFNGDFVDRGSFSLEVILTLFAFKCMSPSAIYLARGNHESKSMNKIYGFEGEVRSKLNDTFVELFAEVFCFLPLAHVINEKVFVVHGGLFSVDGVKLSDIRSINRFCEPPEEGLMCEVLWSDPQPLPGRGPSKRGVGLSFGPDVTEAFLKENNLDLVVRSHEVKDEGYEIEHDGKLITVFSAPNYCDQMGNKGAFIRFEAPDLKPNIVTFSAVPHPDVKPMAYANNFLRMFS
- the LOC114188076 gene encoding serine/threonine-protein phosphatase 5 isoform X1, producing METEKSNISKAEELKVLANEAFNARKYSQAIDLYTQAIELNSGNAVYYSNRAFAHLRLEEYGSAIQDASEAIEIDPKYSKGYYRRGAAYIGLGKFKEALKDFQQVKKMCPNDPDASKKLKECEKAVMKLKFEEAIAAPESERHSVAESIDFHTIGKGRNSSVPTEVAIAAVVAVMAAAVMLFRTSKTTIVIAIVVGLLLLLGAYWWSGHNTDVEPQYSGARIEGDVVTLDFVKKMMEDFKNQKFLHKRYAFQIVLQTREILQSLPSLVDIRVPNGKRFTVCGDVHGQFYDLLNIFELNGLPSEENPYLFNGDFVDRGSFSLEVILTLFAFKCMSPSAIYLARGNHESKSMNKIYGFEGEVRSKLNDTFVELFAEVFCFLPLAHVINEKVFVVHGGLFSVDGVKLSDIRSINRFCEPPEEGLMCEVLWSDPQPLPGRGPSKRGVGLSFGPDVTEAFLKENNLDLVVRSHEVKDEGYEIEHDGKLITVFSAPNYCDQMGNKGAFIRFEAPDLKPNIVTFSAVPHPDVKPMAYANNFLRMFS
- the LOC114188076 gene encoding serine/threonine-protein phosphatase 5 isoform X3, whose protein sequence is MCPNDPDASKKLKECEKAVMKLKFEEAIAAPESERHSVAESIDFHTIGKGRNSSVPTEVAIAAVVAVMAAAVMLFRTSKTTIVIAIVVGLLLLLGAYWWSGHNTDVEPQYSGARIEGDVVTLDFVKKMMEDFKNQKFLHKRYAFQIVLQTREILQSLPSLVDIRVPNGKRFTVCGDVHGQFYDLLNIFELNGLPSEENPYLFNGDFVDRGSFSLEVILTLFAFKCMSPSAIYLARGNHESKSMNKIYGFEGEVRSKLNDTFVELFAEVFCFLPLAHVINEKVFVVHGGLFSVDGVKLSDIRSINRFCEPPEEGLMCEVLWSDPQPLPGRGPSKRGVGLSFGPDVTEAFLKENNLDLVVRSHEVKDEGYEIEHDGKLITVFSAPNYCDQMGNKGAFIRFEAPDLKPNIVTFSAVPHPDVKPMAYANNFLRMFS